The Halomicrobium zhouii region CGGACCACCGCGGTCGCGTTCCGGGCCCTCGTCGGCCGAAAACGGCTTCGGTCCTGGAGAGCGGCTCCGGGGGCCGCGAACCCGGTAGCGTTGCGGCGCGTCAGACGCCCGTCAGAACGTTCCCTAACTGGTTAGGCAATCGTGTTGTAAGGGAGGGCATACTCCATCAGGTAGCTATGGCGGGGTCACCAGTCACAGACGATCGACTCAGTGCAGTGCTCGGAAAGTCGCGGCGACGGCTCGCGTTGTACTATCTCCTCTCGAACGAGTACACCGATATCGACTCTCTCTCCGTGCAGCTCGCGGCCTGGGAGCGGGACGAATCCGTCACCTCGGTCGACGAGGCGGCCCGGCGGCAGGTCAAGATATCGCTCCACCACAACCACCTCCCCAGACTCGAACAACACGGCGTCCTCGAGTTCGACGTCCGGAGCGGCGACGTCGTCCGCGCTCCCGGCTTCGAGGACCTCCGGCCGGCCGTCGAACGACTGCGGGCGACCGACGAGAAACTGGACCGGCTGCGGAACGACCGGGCCGTCTCCGGCGACGTCGACGGCGAACAGTTCGCGTTCACCCGATAGACCGTCGATTTTTCCGCTAGTTAGGACTGCCGGCGCTCGACCAGTTCTCCCGCGGCCTCCAGCGCGTCACGAGCCCCGCGCTCGTCGACGCTCCCGCGCGCGAACGCCTCCCGCTCGTAGGCCCGCGTGACGCGTTCGAACGCCCGCCGTTCGTCCTCCCCGAGCGACTCGGTGGTCGCCACGAGTTCCGCGTGCGTCCGGGGCGCCTCGTCGGGGGCGTACCGCTCGCGGATGGCCGCGTACGCCGCCCGGACGGCCGCCCCCGCGGCGCCGCGTTCGAGGAACGTCTCGGCGCGCTCGATGGCGGGCGCGCGGTCGGGCGACTCGTCGGTCGGCTCCGTGGTCGACTGGCTCACCGCTGGCGCGCCGTCGCGCTCCTCGTCCGGGTCCGAACCCCGGCGCCGGACCAGCCAGACGCCCAGGAGCACCAGCCCGACCCCGGCAACGCCGAGGCCGACCAGGACGGACAGGGAGCCGTCGCCCGGGACCCATCCCTGCAAGAGTCCGCTCGCTCCCCCGGACCCGGCCTGGCCGACGTCGACCGTCGTGGTCGCACGAGCGTCGTCGAGGTTCGTCCCCGCCCCGTCGAAACTCGCCGCGACCTGGACCCGACCGCTCGGCGCCGCGCCTGCCGGCGCCAGCGGGACCGTCGCGGCGTACCTCCCGTCCGGTCCGGTCTCGACGGTCGTGACGACGGTCCCGTTTCGTGAGAGCTGGACCTGCTGGCCGTCGACAGGCCGGCCGTCGTCGGTGACCAGCCGGCCGCTGACCGTCGCCTCGCTCCCCTGGCGTTCCCCGGTGACGTTCAGGGTCGTCCCGGTTGCCTCGACCGTGGTGGTGACCTGCTCGTCGGCGGCCGCGATGGCCCGGTCCCGGAGCGGGACGGCGACACGCAGTTCCTGGTCACCGGCGGGAACGGACGCGGGTAGCGCCCCGTCGACGCGGACCGCGCCCTCGTCGTTGGTGGTCGCTCGCCCGACCCGCTGGCCCGCGACGTCGGCGACGACGGGCACGCCGTTCACCGGCTGGCCGTCGACGGTGACCGCGACGATCGCGCCGGCGGGCTCCCCGAAGCGCGTCTCTTCGGTGTGTTCGCGGACCGTGATCGTCGGCTCGACCTGCTGGACGTCGACGGGCCCGCTCACGTTCGACCCGAGGTACGCCGACTCGTTCCGCGGGACGTACGCCACCTCGACGCTCGTCGCGTTCGTCCGGAGCGTTCGCGGTCGGTAGCTGACGGTGAACCGCCCCTCCGCGTCGGTGGTCGTGGCGTGTGGCCGGTCGGCGACCGCGATGGTCACCTCCCGGTTCGCCACCGCCGTCCCGTTCTCGGCCGTCAGCCGGCCGATCAGTTCGAGCGGGTCGGTGAACGAGATGGTCCGCGTCGCCTCGAGTACCGTGAGTTCGGTCTCGACGAAGGTGGCCTGACGCACCGCTTCCTGGCGCTCGCTGACGTCCGCGGTGAGATTCTGGACGACGGCCCGCTCCGGGTCCGTGTCGGCGCCCGTCTGGTTCTCCAGGGTGACGTACCCCCGCGTCGTGTTCGCCCCGCTTCGACCGATCCGGTCGCCCAGCCGGTTCATCTCGCGAGCCGCCTGCCGTGCGGCGCTCTCGTTGCCGTTCTCGCGGGCCCGCTCGTAGCGCTCGCTGGCGCTCTCGAAGCGCTCGGCCTGCATCGCGAGGTCGCGCTGTGACTCCCGCACGTCACGGTAAGTCTCGCCGGCGTCCTCGCCCTCGCCAGTCTCCCCTGCGACGTCGACGTACTGTTCGAGGCGCTCGTCGTAGTCGTCGCCGAGCATCGACCTGGCCCGCTCGTACTCGCCCTCGCTCAGGGCCACCGTACTCGACCCCAGCTGCCCGCTCAACCGCCCGTCGAGCCATCGCTGGAGTTCCTGGAGGTCCCCCGACTCCCCCGCTTCCTCTGGCCGTTCGTGCTGGACCGTCTCGTTCGCCGCTGGGGTGTCGGTCGCCTGCGCCACGGCGCCGCCGCTCACGCCACCCAGTGCGGCGAGTACGACCAGCGCGCAGACGACCGCCCGACGGTCCAGCGCTTGCACGTTCTACCCGTCGCGTCGCGCGCGTAATAATCGTGTGGGATTTCTAATGGGTCGGCTCGGGATGGATTGGATCTGTCTGGGTGTGAGTCGAGTGAGTGGTACTGCGAATCGGCTGTCGAAAGACCGGAGCCAGCAACACCCAGAAAGCCCTCGGCCCGCTCGACTCGCGGGACTCGCTGCGCTCCTCGCTCCGCTGCGGTGCTTGCTTCGTCCGGCATCGTCGACCGTACCTCGCCCTTTCATTCCTCCAGGCCCAGCACAGCACCGCGGCCCTGCCCTTCCCCTGGTCGCGCGATGAAACGCGCTCTCACGGCTTCGCCGTTCGAGCAACCGCGGTCGCTTCGCGCCCGCTCAGCTCCCGGCCGGGCGGTTGTGGAGCGGTCAGGAAGCGTGACCCGGAGCGGACGCGACGGGTCCGGGGAGGGTTGGTGGTTCTAATCGTGAGCGCGTTTTATCGCGCGAGCGATGCGGAACCTGGAGGACTGAAAGGGCGAGGCGGGGTCGTCGAAGTCCGAACCCGCAAGCACGCGAGGAACGAGCGCGCGCAGCGGGTTCGCACGAGTCGAGCGCGCCGAGGGCTTTCGAGGTGTTTGTAGTCTCGATTCTCACTCAAGAGAGCGCGCCGAGGGCTTTCGAGGTCTTGCTGCCAACGCTCCCGTCGACAACTCGAACCCATCGAACCGCACAGTCCATCACCGGTACTCCTCGTCCAGAATCATCGCGAGAGACACGGAACCGACCACGAAAGTGTGAATGCAGGGGGGAGGAGTCGAACCTCCAGCTCGGTCGTGGACCGACCGCATGTTGCCATTACACTACCCGTGCGCGGACGAAAGGGGGTGGATTCGAACCACCGAGACCGTTGCCGGCCACCCACGACGGTCGTGGATGCTCTACCAGGCTGAGCGACCCTTTCTCCGGGCTGGCCGCGCGTCGCGACCACAGTAACACGCAGGAGGGACAGGGCCCTTGTTATACGCCAGATAGCGGCCCGACTGGTTGGGAAAAGCTTCGCCTGCGATGGCCGGTCCCTTCCGACGGCCGAGCACCCCTCGCGCGCAATCGCGGTCGGCGCTCCAGACCAACTCTGCGAGGCCCCAGAACGGGTCGCCTTCGCTGCGATGGGGCGCGCCGCACCGTCTCGCGCCCGTCGACGGTCGCTGGCATCCCGTCGCCGGCCGGCGGTATACGGACACTACGGCGAGGAAATCGGCCTGTACGGGGCGACCGTGCGGGCACCTCTCGCCCGACTGGCCCGCCGGCCCGAGCCGTCGGACTGAAACGACCGGAGCCGGTAGCATCGGTATGAGCGACGCCGACGACTGGGCCGACCGCCTCGAAGCCAATCGGACGGAGAAGGACCAGTTCCTGGCCGAGCATCGCCAGTCACCGATCCCGCCGGGGGAGCGCGAGGACTTCGACGGCCTCGACTACTTCCCGCCGGACCCGGCTTACCGCGTCACGGCGACGGCCGCGGTCCACGACGACCCCGACGCCGTCGACCTGGAGACGACGGACGAACGGACCGTCCGCTATCTCCGCGTCGTCACGTTCTCGTTCGACGTCGACGGGAACTCCGTCGAACTCCACGGCTATCGGCGCGAGGGCGAGGAGTCGGCTGCCCTGTTCGTTCCCTTCCGCGACAAGACGACCGGACAGCAGACCTACCACGCCGGCCGGTACATGGAACTCGAAACCGAGGGTAGCCTGGCAGACGGTGACGAGGTGACGCTGGACTTCAACCTCGCCTACACGCCGTTCTGTGCGTTCAGCGAGAGCTTCTCCTGTCCGCTGCCGCCCGAGGAGAACTGGCTGGAGACGACGATTCCCGCCGGCGAGCGGACGCCGTAGGGTCGTTCCGACCACGTGAAGGCCGACGCGGCGCTCCCGGCGTTCGCCGCGGGCCGTCTCGGTGGCCTTCTGGCCGGACAGGCCGTGGATCGCCGACGACCTTATCTCGCTCACTCCCCTCGATCGTTCCATGATGCTGCCGACGCACGCGCTGACCGGCCTGGCGATCGCGGCGCCGCTGGTCGCGCTGGCGCCGGAGTTCGCGCCCGTCGCGCTCGCTGGTGCGCTGGCCGGGGCCGTCCTCCCCGACCTCGACCTGTACGTCGGCCACCGGCGGACGCTGCACTACCCGGTCGGCTACGGCCTCGCCGCGGTCGCAGTCGGCTCCCTCGCGCTCGTCCTGGCGACGCCACCGCTGGTCGCCGCAGCGTTCCTCTTCGCTGGCGCCGCGCTCCACTGCCAGATGGACCGCTACGGCGGCGGCCTGGAACTGCGCCCCTGGGAGAACGGCTCTGACCGCGCCGTCTACGACCACGCGAGGGGCCGATGGCGACGGCCCAAGCGGTGGGTCCGCTACGACGGCGCCCCCGAGGACGTCCTGCTCGCCGTGGGCCTCGGAGCGCCACTGCTCGTCACCCTCGACGGCCCGTTCCGGTGGGCGGCGGCCGCGGCCCTGGTCGTCGGCGTCACCTACGGGCTCCTGCGGCGCCGACTCGCCGCCCTCGCCCCGGTCGTCGCCGGCCACGTCCCCGCGCCCGTCGACCACCACGTCCCCGACCGCTATCGGGAGTAGCTCCCTGGCGTCGCCGTCATCGCCAGCCTTCGGATGCGGGTCCGTTCACCCATCCGCCCGGACCGGAACGCCGAACACGGAGGAGAGCTTTGTTCCACCCACAATGGATCTGTACGAAGTGCAGGAGGCGACCAGCGACTACAGCGGTGTCGTGCGAACCGACCGTGACCGACCAGTGCCGGCCGACGACGAGGCGCTCGTCCGCATCCGGGCCTGTTCGCTCAACTACCGCGACCTGGCCATCGCCAGTTCAGCGCTGTTCTACCCGCAGACGGACCTCCCGGTGGTCCCCCTCTCCGACGGCGCCGGCGAGGTCGTCGCGGTCGGGGACGGGGTTCACCGGCTCTCCGAGGGTGATCGGGTCGCGACCCCGTTCGCTCCCGACTGGATCGAGGGTGAGGCCACCCCGGCGAAGGTCGGCCGCTCGACGGGCGGCAACGTCGACGGCGCGCTCGCGGAGTACGCCACCTTCCCCGCCGAGAGCCTCGCGGTCCTCCCCGAGTACCTCTCCTTCGAACAGGGCGCCACGCTGTCGTGTGCCGGTCTCACGGCGTGGCGCGCACTCGTGGAAGACGGCGACCTGGGTGCCGGCGAGAGCGTCCTCGCGCTGGGGACCGGCGGCGTCTCGACGTTCGCACTCCAGTTCGCCGAGTTGCACGGCGCCAGCACGGTCGTCACCTCCTCCAGCGACGCGAAACTGGAGCGGGCCCGCGACCTGGGCGCCGACGAGACGATCAACTACGAGGCGACCCCGGAGTGGGGCCAGGCCGTCCAGGAGCGCGTCGGCGGCGTCGACCACGTCGTCGAGGTCGGTGGCGTGGGAACGCTCGACCAGTCACTCGACGCCGCAGCGTTCGGCGGCCACGTCCACCTCATCGGCGTCCTCGCCGGCCCGGGTGGCCAGGTCGACCCCTCTCCGGCGCTCGGCAAAGCACTCACCATCGAAGGCGTGATGGGCGTCGGTTCTCGTGCGATGTTCGACCGGATGCTCCGGGCCATGGCCGCCAGCGAGGTGGAACCCGTGGTCGACCGCACCTTCGGCTTCGACGAGGTGCAGGAGGCCTACCGGTACGTCGAGGGCGGCGAACACCAGGGGAAGGTCGTCGTCACGGTGGACCCCTGACGGCGCTCGCCACACCGCGTCC contains the following coding sequences:
- a CDS encoding DUF7344 domain-containing protein; the protein is MAGSPVTDDRLSAVLGKSRRRLALYYLLSNEYTDIDSLSVQLAAWERDESVTSVDEAARRQVKISLHHNHLPRLEQHGVLEFDVRSGDVVRAPGFEDLRPAVERLRATDEKLDRLRNDRAVSGDVDGEQFAFTR
- a CDS encoding DUF1684 domain-containing protein, producing the protein MSDADDWADRLEANRTEKDQFLAEHRQSPIPPGEREDFDGLDYFPPDPAYRVTATAAVHDDPDAVDLETTDERTVRYLRVVTFSFDVDGNSVELHGYRREGEESAALFVPFRDKTTGQQTYHAGRYMELETEGSLADGDEVTLDFNLAYTPFCAFSESFSCPLPPEENWLETTIPAGERTP
- a CDS encoding zinc-dependent alcohol dehydrogenase family protein, producing the protein MDLYEVQEATSDYSGVVRTDRDRPVPADDEALVRIRACSLNYRDLAIASSALFYPQTDLPVVPLSDGAGEVVAVGDGVHRLSEGDRVATPFAPDWIEGEATPAKVGRSTGGNVDGALAEYATFPAESLAVLPEYLSFEQGATLSCAGLTAWRALVEDGDLGAGESVLALGTGGVSTFALQFAELHGASTVVTSSSDAKLERARDLGADETINYEATPEWGQAVQERVGGVDHVVEVGGVGTLDQSLDAAAFGGHVHLIGVLAGPGGQVDPSPALGKALTIEGVMGVGSRAMFDRMLRAMAASEVEPVVDRTFGFDEVQEAYRYVEGGEHQGKVVVTVDP